One genomic window of Peromyscus maniculatus bairdii isolate BWxNUB_F1_BW_parent chromosome 2, HU_Pman_BW_mat_3.1, whole genome shotgun sequence includes the following:
- the Lrrc41 gene encoding leucine-rich repeat-containing protein 41 isoform X2 encodes MKTRPSSLESVTCWRAKFMEAFFSHVLRGTIDVSSDKRLCDQRFSPLLHSSRHVRQLTICNMLQGATELVAEPNRRVLETLASSLHTLKFRHLLFSDVAAQQSLRQLLHQLIHHGAVSQVSLYSWPVPESALFILILTMSAGFWQPGPGSLPCRLCGEASRGRAPSRDEGSLLLGSRRPRRDAAERCAAALMATRRKSEVKQMPRAVPTTRVTRRSTQESLAIGGTDSKRELYPPATSYEASGTKQPSSAPAATSSASSSTSSKRAPASSASQPKPLKRFKRAAGKKGARTRQGSGAESEDLYDFVFIVAGEKEDGEEMEIGEVACGALDGSDPSCLGLPALEASQRFRSISTLELFTVPLSTEAALTLCHLLSSWVSLESLTLSYNGLGSNIFRLLDSLRALSGQAGCRLRALHLSDLFSPLPILELTRAIVRALPLLRVLSIRVDHPSQRDNPAVPENAGPPSHIIGDEEIPENCLEQLEMGFPRGAQPAPLLCSVLKASGSLQQLSLDSATFASPQDFGLVLQTLKEYNLSLKRLSFHDMNLADCQSEVLFLLQNLTLQEITFSFCRLFEKRPTQFLPEMVAAMKGNSTLKGLRLPGNRLGNAGLLALADVFSEDSSSSLCQLDISSNCIKPDGLLEFAKRLERWGRGAFGHLRLFQNWLDQDAVTAREAIRRLRATCHVVSDSWDSSQAFADYVSTM; translated from the exons AGTGTGACTTGTTGGCGAGCCAAGTTTATGGAAGCCTTCTTTTCCCATGTTCTACGTGGAACCATTGATGTGTCTTCTGATAAGCGACTTTGTGATCAGCGTTTCTCACCTCTCCTGCACAGCTCCCGCCATGTTCGACAGCTCACCATCTGCAATATGCTGCAGGGAGCAACTGAGCTTGTTGCTGAGCCAAACCGCAGGGTTCTCGAGACCCTGGCAAGTTCTCTGCACACCCTCAAGTTCCGGCACCTGCTGTTCTCGGATGTGGCTGCTCAGCAGTCACTCCGACAGCTGTTGCATCAGCTCATTCATCATGGAGCTGTTAGCCAAGTGTCGCTGTACTCCTGGCCTGTGCCTGAGTCAGCCCTTTTCATCCTTATCCTCACCATGAGTGCTGGCTTTTGGCAGCCAGGCCCTGGTAGCTTGCCTTGCCGCCTCTGTGGTGAAGCCTCCCGAGGCCGGGCCCCATCCCGAGATGAAGGGTCCTTATTGCTAGGCTCACGCCGGCCTCGGCGGGATGCAGCAGAGCGATGTGCTGCAGCACTAATGGCCACCCGACGGAAGAGTGAAGTCAAGCAGATGCCCAGGGCTGTACCTACCACTCGCGTAACACGCCGCAGCACACAAGAAAGCCTGGCAATCGGCGGGACAGACTCGAAGAGGGAGTTGTACCCTCCAGCCACCTCTTATGAGGCTTCTGGCACTAAGCAGCCAtcctctgctccagctgccacctcctctgcctcctcttccacatcatCCAAACGGGCTCCAGCTAGCTCAGCCTCTCAGCCTAAGCCCTTAAAGCGTTTCAAACGAGCTGCAGGGAAGAAGGGTGCCCGCACCCGTCAGGGGTCTGGTGCAGAGTCTGAAGACCTGTatgactttgtttttattgtggcTGGTGAGAAAGAGGATGGTGAAGAGATGGAGATTGGGGAAGTAGCTTGTGGAGCTCTGGATGGATCAGATCCCAGCTGTTTGGggctcccagcactggaggcatcCCAGCGATTCCGCAGCATTTCCACCTTGGAGCTGTTCACAGTTCCACTCTCCACAGAGGCGGCTCTGACACTGTGCCACCTGCTGAGCTCCTGGGTATCACTGGAGAGCCTTACACTTTCCTACAATG GCCTGGGCTCTAATATCTTCCGCCTGCTGGACAGCCTGCGGGCCCTGTCAGGCCAGGCTGGATGCCGCCTCCGTGCCCTGCATCTCAGTGACCTGTTCTCACCACTGCCCATCCTGGAGTTGACTCGCGCCATTGTACGAGCCCTTCCTCTGCTGCGGGTCCTGTCTATTCGTGTTGATCACCCCAGCCAGAGGGACAACCCTGCTGTACCGGAGAATGCTGGGCCCCCTAGCCACATAATTGGGGATGAGGAAATACCAG AAAACTGCCTAGAGCAATTGGAGATGGGATTTCCACGGGGAGCTCAGCCAGCCCCACTGCTCTGCTCGGTTCTGAAGGCCTCAGGTTCTCTACAGCAGCTGTCACTGGACAGTGCCACCTTTGCCTCTCCCCAGGATTTTGGGCTTGTGTTGCAAACACTCAAAG AATACAACCTATCTCTGAAGAGGCTGAGTTTCCATGATATGAATCTTGCAGACTGTCAGAGTGAGGTGCTCTTTTTGCTACAGAATCTGACCCTTCAAG AGATTACCTTCTCCTTCTGCCGTCTGTTTGAGAAACGCCCAACCCAGTTTCTTCCTGAGATGGTCGCTGCTATGAAGGGCAACTCGACACTGAAGGGCCTTCGACTACCAGGGAACCGCCTGG ggAATGCTGGCCTGTTGGCCCTAGCAGATGTTTTCTCAGAggattcttcctcttctctctgtcaGCTGGATATCAG TTCCAACTGCATCAAGCCAGATGGGCTTCTGGAGTTTGCCAAGCGACTGGAGCGCTGGGGCCGTGGAGCCTTTGGTCACCTACGCCTCTTCCAGAACTGGCTGGACCAGGATGCAGTCACAGCAAGAGAAGCAATCCGGCGGCTCCGGGCTACCTGCCATGTGGTTAGCGACTCATGGGACTCATCCCAGGCCTTTGCAGATTATGTCAGCACCATGTGA